A portion of the Lolium rigidum isolate FL_2022 chromosome 1, APGP_CSIRO_Lrig_0.1, whole genome shotgun sequence genome contains these proteins:
- the LOC124649096 gene encoding cytosolic sulfotransferase 5-like, whose protein sequence is MAEKNHDAGEKGDNQLLSTLPTRQGMWKPFYLYRGCWLTPRSVTSVALVQSQFTPRPDDVFLATYPKCGTTWLKALAFAVANRSRHPVVSGSGAHPLLTTHPQDLVPFLELPHRDVHPVTDLDTLPSPRLLSTHMPPSLLPPGVSALGCRVVYLCREPKDVFVSTWHYMNKVGEGFHIDMDASFQLFCEGMSLYGPLWEHYLGYWNQSVAEPDRVLFLKYDEMMADAGKHVKMLAEFLRVPFTDEEVSDGAVEEIVSLCSFKTLKSLPVNSSGVSDRIGGMPMENSAYFRTGKVGDWKTHLTEEMAKKVDCIVEEKLRGSGLTF, encoded by the coding sequence ATGGCCGAGAAAAACCATGACGCCGGAGAGAAAGGAGACAACCAGCTTCTGTCCACGCTCCCGACGAGGCAAGGAATGTGGAAGCCATTCTACCTCTACCGCGGCTGCTGGCTCACGCCCCGCTCCGTGACTAGCGTTGCGCTCGTGCAGTCCCAGTTCACGCCGCGCCCCGACGACGTCTTCCTCGCCACGTACCCCAAGTGCGGCACCACCTGGCTCAAGGCGCTCGCCTTCGCCGTCGCCAACCGCTCCCGCCACCCCGTCGTCTCCGGCTCCGGCGCCCACCCGCTGCTCACCACGCACCCGCAGGACCTCGTGCCGTTCCTCGAGCTACCCCACCGCGACGTCCACCCGGTCACCGACCTCGACACGCTCCCTTCCCCGAGGCTACTCTCCACCCACATGCCGCCGTCGCTGCTGCCACCGGGCGTGTCCGCCCTCGGCTGCCGTGTCGTGTACCTGTGCCGGGAACCTAAGGACGTGTTCGTGTCCACTTGGCACTACATGAACAAGGTAGGCGAGGGCTTCCACATCGACATGGACGCCTCCTTCCAGCTCTTCTGCGAGGGGATGTCCCTGTACGGCCCTCTCTGGGAGCACTACCTCGGGTACTGGAACCAGAGCGTGGCGGAGCCCGACAGGGTCCTCTTCCTCAAGTACGACGAGATGATGGCCGACGCCGGCAAGCACGTCAAGATGCTCGCCGAGTTCCTCCGCGTGCCGTTCACCGACGAGGAGGTTAGCGACGGTGCCGTGGAGGAAATCGTGAGCCTGTGTAGCTTCAAGACGCTGAAGAGCCTGCCGGTGAACTCGTCCGGCGTGTCTGATCGGATCGGCGGGATGCCGATGGAGAACTCTGCCTACTTCAGGACAGGGAAGGTGGGAGACTGGAAGACACACTTGACTGAGGAGATGGCGAAGAAGGTGGACTGCATCGTTGAGGAGAAGCTGAGAGGTTCTGGTCTCACCTTCTAA